The Nitrospira sp. KM1 genome includes a window with the following:
- a CDS encoding cyclic nucleotide-binding/CBS domain-containing protein: MSTVARFMTKNPKTVGPGTSVRSAAKTMKAARLGSLFVKKGKRWVGIVTDTDIVRKAVPTNKSLNSLTVEDIMTSPICTIEGNRPVDDAQDMMGDLGIRHLGVTNGGDIVGVISVRDLLRCYKRYAQSNIAQAVTEYSEPKIAQD; the protein is encoded by the coding sequence ATGTCCACAGTCGCTCGGTTCATGACGAAGAATCCAAAAACCGTCGGTCCGGGAACCTCTGTCCGCAGCGCCGCGAAGACGATGAAGGCCGCGCGGCTGGGCTCGCTCTTCGTGAAAAAAGGCAAGCGATGGGTTGGAATCGTCACCGATACCGACATTGTCCGTAAAGCTGTGCCTACCAATAAAAGTCTGAACAGCTTGACGGTCGAAGACATCATGACGTCGCCGATCTGCACGATCGAAGGCAATCGACCGGTCGACGATGCACAAGACATGATGGGCGATCTGGGCATTCGTCACCTCGGTGTGACAAATGGCGGCGATATCGTCGGCGTCATTTCGGTGCGCGACTTGCTTCGGTGTTACAAACGGTATGCGCAATCGAACATTGCGCAGGCGGTGACGGAGTACTCTGAACCCAAGATCGCTCAGGACTGA
- a CDS encoding zinc-binding dehydrogenase — protein sequence MKAVLFREHGGPEKLSYEDLPKPEIGMQDVLVRVKACALNHLDIWIRQGNPAYPMPLPHVPGSDIAGIVEAVGGQVDNVAVGDRVLVSPGISCWRCNECLAGRDNFCRSYALIGAMTYGGYAEYVKVPFRNVLPIPSNLSFEEAASFPLVSVTAAHMLFAQAQLEHGETVLIMGAGSGVGSVAVQMAHLAGARVITTVGSDEKTPKAVLLGAHAVINHSTEKVAERVKLLTEGRGVDVVIEHIGPAVWENCLSSLAKGGRLITCGATTGADVKLDLRYVYSRQFVIKGSYMGTRAELVKATELFGQGKLKPVIDRTYPLSEAKAAQQQLLSRKFFGKIVLTV from the coding sequence ATGAAGGCTGTCTTGTTTCGTGAGCATGGCGGGCCCGAGAAGCTCAGTTACGAAGATCTTCCGAAGCCGGAAATTGGAATGCAGGACGTGCTGGTTCGGGTGAAAGCCTGTGCGCTGAACCATTTGGACATTTGGATCAGGCAGGGGAATCCCGCCTATCCGATGCCGCTCCCGCATGTGCCAGGCTCCGACATCGCCGGAATTGTGGAGGCCGTGGGCGGGCAGGTGGATAACGTGGCCGTGGGGGACCGCGTCTTGGTGTCGCCCGGTATAAGCTGTTGGCGATGCAACGAATGCCTGGCAGGGCGTGATAACTTTTGCCGTTCGTATGCTCTCATCGGCGCGATGACCTACGGGGGTTACGCCGAGTATGTCAAAGTGCCGTTTCGCAATGTGCTGCCGATCCCTTCCAACCTGTCGTTCGAGGAGGCTGCGTCTTTTCCGCTCGTGTCGGTCACGGCAGCGCATATGCTGTTTGCCCAGGCACAGCTCGAGCACGGGGAGACCGTGCTGATCATGGGGGCCGGAAGCGGAGTGGGCAGTGTTGCCGTGCAGATGGCACATCTCGCGGGCGCGCGCGTGATTACGACTGTCGGCTCGGACGAGAAGACTCCCAAAGCGGTCCTGCTGGGCGCTCATGCCGTCATCAACCATAGTACCGAGAAAGTAGCCGAACGGGTGAAGCTGCTGACCGAGGGCCGAGGCGTAGACGTCGTGATCGAACATATCGGTCCGGCTGTTTGGGAAAACTGTCTCTCCTCGCTGGCCAAAGGCGGTCGGTTGATTACCTGCGGGGCTACCACCGGGGCGGATGTGAAGCTGGATCTGCGCTATGTCTATTCCCGCCAGTTTGTGATTAAAGGGTCTTATATGGGGACAAGAGCTGAGTTAGTGAAGGCGACAGAGCTGTTCGGACAAGGAAAGCTGAAGCCGGTCATCGACCGGACCTATCCGTTGAGCGAAGCCAAGGCGGCGCAGCAGCAGCTTCTGAGCAGGAAGTTTTTTGGTAAGATCGTATTGACCGTGTGA